One Camelina sativa cultivar DH55 chromosome 3, Cs, whole genome shotgun sequence genomic window carries:
- the LOC104777066 gene encoding ABC transporter C family member 12-like produces the protein MGFEALNWYCKPVADGIWGKAVDGAFRAYTPCAIDSLVMLVSHFVLLGLCLYRIWIIFYNTKAQIYLLRKKYYNCVLGILACYCVIEPILRLVMGISLFDIDEETRGLPPFEVASLMVEAFAWLSMLVLVGLETKQYVKEFRWYLRFGVVYVLVADAVLLDLVLPLKNSINRTALYLCISSRCSQALFGTLLFIYIPDLDPYPGYHILNDEPLDNVEYDALREGDHICPERHASIFSRIYFGWITPLMQLGYRKPITEKDVWQLDKWDQTETLITRFQRCWTEESRRLKPWLLRALNSSLGGRFWLAGIFKIGNDLSQFVGPVILSHLLRSMQEGDPAWVGYVYAFIIFIGVTFGVLCEAQYFQNVWRVGFRLRSTLVAAIFHKSLRLTHEARKNFASGKVTNMITTDANSLQQLSQQLHGLWSAPFRIIVSMILLYQQLGVASLFGSLILFLLIPLQTLIISKMRKLTKEGLQWTDKRVGITNEILASMDTVKCYAWEKSFESRIQEIRNEELSWFRKAQLLSAFNSFILNSIPVVVTVVSFGVFVLLGGDLTPARAFTSLSLFAVLRFPLNMLPNLLSQVVNANVSLQRIEELLLSEERILAQNPPLQPGAPAISIKNGYFSWDTKATKPTLADINLEIPVGSLVAIVGGTGEGKTSLISAMLGELSHAETSTVVIRGSVAYVPQVSWIFNATVRDNILFGSDFESERYWRAIDATALQQDLDLLSGRDFTEIGERGVNISGGQKQRVSMARAVYSNSDVYIFDDPLSALDAQVAHQVFDSCMKNELKEKTRVLVTNQLHFLPLMDRIILVSEGMIKEEGTFAELSKSGSLFKKLMENAGKMDAQEVNTNDENILKPSPTVTIDVSERNQGSTKQGKRRRSVLVKQEERETGIVSWNVLMRYKEAVGGLWVVMILLACYLSTEVLRVSSSTWLSFWTEQSTSKSYSPGFYIVVYALLGFGQVAVTFTISFWLITSSLRAAKTLHDAMLSSILRAPMLFFHTNPIGRVINRFSKDIGDIDRNVANLMNMFMNQLWQLLSTFALIGTVSTISLWAIMPLLILFYAAYLYYQSTSREVRRLDSITRSPIYAQFGEALNGLSSIRAYKAYDRMAKINGRSMDNNIRFTLANTSSNRWLTIRLETLGGIMIWLTATFAVLQNGNAENQAAFASTMGLLLSYTLNITTLLSGVLRQASRAENSLNSVERVGNYIDLASEASEIIENNRPVSGWPSRGSIEFEDVHLRYRPGLPLVLHGLSFFVSPGEKVGVVGRTGAGKSSMLNALFRIVEIEKGRIMIDDSDVAKFGLTDLRRVLSIIPQSPVLFSGTVRFNIDPFSEHNDADLWEALQRAHIKYVISSLDAEVSEGGENFSVGQRQLLSLARALLRRSKILVLDEATASVDVRTDSLIQRTIREEFKLCTMLVIAHRLNTIVDCDKILVLSSGQVLEYDSPQELLSRDTSAFFRMVHSTGQANAQYLCNLVFEKRGTGMSLCG, from the exons ATGGGGTTTGAAGCTTTGAATTGGTACTGCAAGCCAGTTGCAGATGGAATTTGGGGAAAAGCAGTGGATGGTGCCTTTAGAGCTTACACGCCGTGTGCCATTGACTCACTAGTGATGCTTGTTTCTCACTTTGTTCTTCTGGGTTTGTGTCTCTACCGGATATGGATCATCTTCTACAATACCAAAGCTCAGATATATCTTTTGAGGAAGAAATACTATAACTGTGTGCTTGGAATATTGGCGTGTTACTGTGTTATTGAGCCTATTCTGAGATTGGTCATGGGGATTTCACTATTTGACATCGATGAAGAGACTCGTGGTCTTCCTCCCTTTGAG GTTGCATCGTTGATGGTAGAGGCATTCGCTTGGCTCTCCATGCTTGTTTTGGTTGGGCTTGAAACTAAACAATATGTCAAAGAGTTCCGATGGTACCTGAGATTCggtgttgtttatgttttggttgCTGATGCTGTCCTGCTGGACCTTGTGTTGCCTCTCAAGAACTCAATCAATAg AACTGCTCTATATCTCTGTATCAGTTCTAGATGCTCCCAG GCTCTTTTTGGAActcttctttttatatacattcCTGATCTTGATCCTTATCCGGGTTACCATATTCTAAACGATGAACCATTAGACAATGTTGAATATGATGCACTTCGCGAGGGAGATCACATTTGTCCTGAGCGACATGCCAGCATATTTTCCA GAATATACTTTGGTTGGATCACGCCGCTTATGCAGTTAGGCTACAGAAAGCCAATAACTGAGAAGGATGTTTGGCAATTAGACAAATGGGACCAAACAGAAACTCTGATCACAAG ATTCCAAAGGTGCTGGACTGAAGAATCACGGAGACTTAAGCCATGGCTTCTCCGAGCACTAAATAGTAGCCTTGGTGGAAG GTTCTGGTTGGCTGGTATTTTCAAG ATTGGAAATGATCTTTCTCAATTTGTTGGACCAGTGATACTGAGCCATCTATTGCGG TCAATGCAAGAAGGTGATCCAGCTTGGGTTGGATATGTCTATGCTTTCATAATATTCATTGGGGTG ACATTTGGAGTGCTTTGTGAAGCCCAATATTTTCAGAATGTTTGGCGGGTGGGATTTCGGTTGAGATCAACTCTG GTTGCAGCTATATTCCACAAATCTCTAAGACTAACTCACGAAGCTCGCAAGAATTTTGCTTCAGGGAAGGTCACAAACATGATAACAACGGATGCTAATTCACTTCAG CAACTATCGCAACAGCTACACGGCTTGTGGTCTGCTCCATTTCGCATCATTGTGTCTATGATTCTTCTCTATCAACAACTAGGAGTTGCTTCACTTTTTGGTTCGCTGATTCTGTTTCTCTTAATTCCTCTCCAG ACTCTGATTATAAGCAAAATGAGGAAACTGACTAAAGAAGGACTCCAGTGGACTGACAAAAGAGTCGGTATCACAAATGAGATTTTGGCATCAATGGATACTGTAAA ATGCTATGCATGGGAGAAGAGCTTTGAGTCTCGGATTCAAGAAATTAGAAACGAAGAGCTCTCATGGTTTCGTAAAGCGCAGTTACTATCAGCT TTCAACAGTTTTATACTGAACAGCATCCCCGTAGTTGTGACTGTGGTTTCATTTGGGGTTTTTGTTCTGCTTGGAGGAGATTTGACACCAGCAAGGGCATTCACATCTCTTTCTCTATTCGCAGTTCTAAGATTTCCTCTCAACATGCTACCAAATCTACTAAGTCAG GTTGTCAACGCAAATGTTTCACTACAACGCATTGAGGAACTACTTTTAAGTGAAGAGAGAATTTTAGCACAAAACCCACCTCTTCAACCTGGAGCTCCAGCCATTTCTATTAAGAATGGATATTTTTCATGGGATACAAAG GCAACCAAGCCCACATTAGCCGATATAAATTTGGAGATACCGGTGGGCAGCTTGGTTGCAATTGTCGGTGGAACTGGAGAAGGTAAGACATCACTTATTTCGGCAATGCTGGGGGAGTTATCTCATGCTGAAACCTCAACCGTTGTTATTAGAGGCTCTGTAGCTTATGTTCCTCAAGTTTCATGGATCTTCAATGCCACT GTGCGTGACAACATTTTATTTGGGTCAGATTTTGAGTCTGAAAGATATTGGAGGGCTATTGATGCGACTGCCTTACAACAAGATCTTGATTTGCTTTCA GGCCGTGATTTTACTGAGATTGGAGAACGTGGGGTGAATATTAGTGGAGGGCAAAAGCAGAGAGTTTCAATGGCTAGGGCAGTCTACTCAAATTCAGATGTATACATATTCGATGATCCCTTGAGTGCTTTAGATGCTCAAGTTGCTCACCAG GTCTTTGATAGCTGTATGAAGAATGAGCTGAAGGAGAAAACGAGGGTTCTTGTCACAAATCAGCTACATTTTCTTCCTTTAATGGATAGAATAATTTTAGTCTCCGAAGGAATGATTAAAGAGGAAGGAACCTTTGCAGAGCTGTCAAAAAGTGGGAGTTTGTTCAAGAAACTAATGGAAAATGCTGGAAAAATGGATGCCCAAGAGGTCAATACAAATGACGAGAACATTTTGAAGCCGAGTCCTACTGTCACGATTGATGTGAGTGAAAGAAATCAGGGCAGTACCAAGCAAGGGAAACGGAGAAGATCCGTGCTTGTCAAGCAAGAAGAACGGGAAACTGGCATCGTTAGTTGGAATGTTCTGATGAG GTATAAAGAAGCAGTAGGTGGCTTATGGGTAGTTATGATTCTATTGGCATGCTATTTATCTACTGAAGTTCTCCGAGTTTCAAGTAGCACATGGTTAAGTTTTTGGACAGAACAAAGCACGTCAAAGAGTTATAGTCCCGGTTTCTACATTGTCGTATATGCACTTCTCGGATTTGGTCAG GTGGCTGTCACGTTTACCATCTCCTTTTGGCTGATCACATCAAGTTTACGTGCCGCCAAAACACTCCATGACGCGATGCTGAGTTCTATTCTTCGAGCTCCTATGCTCTTCTTCCACACTAATCCAATTGGACGTGTAATAAACAGATTTTCTAAGGATATTGGTGATATAGATAGAAACGTGGCCAACCTAATGAATATGTTCATGAACCAGCTATGGCAACTCCTCTCAACATTTGCACTAATAGGTACTGTCAGTACAATTTCATTGTGGGCAATAATGCCACTCCTAATACTGTTCTATGCAGCATATCTCTACTATCAG AGCACATCCCGCGAAGTTAGACGTTTGGATTCCATTACTAGATCACCTATTTATGCTCAGTTTGGAGAAGCTTTGAATGGTTTGTCAAGCATTCGAGCCTATAAAGCCTATGACCGGATGGCAAAGATTAACGGAAGATCCATGGACAACAACATAAGGTTCACTCTTGCAAATACGAGCTCAAATCGTTGGCTCACTATAAGATTGGAGACTCTAGGGGGTATCATGATTTGGTTGACTGCAACGTTTGCGGTTCTGCAAAATGGGAATGCAGAGAACCAAGCTGCTTTTGCATCTACGATGGGTCTCCTTCTTAGTTACACTTTGAATATCACTACTCTGTTAAGTGGTGTTTTAAGGCAAGCTAGCAGAGCAGAGAACAGCTTGAATTCTGTTGAGCGTGTTGGTAACTACATTGATCTTGCTTCTGAGGCTTCAGAGATAATCGAGAACAATCGTCCAGTATCTGGCTGGCCTTCAAGAGGATCCATTGAGTTTGAAGACGTTCACCTGCGGTACAGACCCGGGCTTCCTCTAGTATTGCATGGACTGtccttttttgtttctccagGTGAGAAAGTAGGAGTGGTAGGAAGAACTGGTGCAGGAAAATCTTCCATGCTGAACGCATTATTTCGGATCGTGGAAATAGAAAAGGGAAGAATTATGATTGATGATAGTGATGTGGCTAAGTTCGGACTGACTGATTTACGCAGGGTCCTAAGTATCATACCACAATCACCAGTTCTTTTCTCAG GGACGGTGAGATTCAATATCGATCCATTTAGTGAGCACAATGATGCTGACCTCTGGGAGGCTCTACAAAGGGCCCatataaaatatgtcatcaGCAGCCTTGATGCAGAG GTCTCTGAGGGAGGTGAGAATTTCAGCGTGGGGCAAAGGCAACTGCTAAGTCTAGCACGTGCATTGCTAAGAAGATCTAAAATCCTAGTTCTCGATGAAGCAACTGCATCTGTTGATGTCAGAACAGATTCTCTGATACAGAGGACCATCCGCGAGGAGTTCAAGCTTTGCACAATGCTTGTTATCGCTCACAGATTGAATACCATCGTCGACTGTGACAAAATCCTTGTGCTTAGCTCCGGTCAG gttttggaaTATGATAGTCCACAAGAATTGCTATCAAGAGATACAAGTGCCTTCTTCAGGATGGTTCATAGCACCGGACAAGCAAATGCTCAGTACCTTTGCAACTTGGTGTTTGAAAAGAGAGGGACTGGAATGAGTCTGTGTGGATAA
- the LOC104778951 gene encoding F-box protein At1g30790-like, whose translation MVSHPYWPPDFLRHEVLTLGGGGGPSSWTRTKVTSPPYFAVTKSVCINGIVYYGAWSPRNRKDPVIMCFDVRFETISFIKAPLPVVCWEGESILIEYKGKLASVARNPYADFRSFDLWILEDVTTHDWSKQTSELPFSLGPGRCMTSPGTNKAGEIIFAPKTLSAYVEPFYIYYYNVGRKDIRSVRLLGIADDEEFRRRYGITGECYVSISPQHVESIASP comes from the coding sequence ATGGTGTCTCATCCTTACTGGCCTCCTGATTTTCTCCGGCACGAGGTTTTAACACTTGGAGGAGGGGGAGGGCCTTCTTCATGGACACGCACTAAGGTTACCAGCCCGCCTTATTTCGCTGTTACCAAATCAGTATGCATCAACGGTATTGTGTATTATGGTGCTTGGTCCCCAAGAAATAGAAAGGATCCGGTGATTATGTGTTTTGATGTCAGATTTGAGACGATCAGTTTTATCAAAGCGCCTTTGCCTGTTGTTTGCTGGGAGGGCGAATCAATTCTCATCGAATACAAAGGGAAGCTAGCTTCCGTTGCAAGAAACCCTTATGCTGATTTCCGTAGTTTTGATTTATGGATACTAGAGGATGTGACGACACATGATTGGTCCAAGCAAACGTCTGAGCTTCCTTTCTCTTTGGGGCCAGGTAGGTGTATGACTTCCCCGGGCACCAACAAGGCTGGTGAAATCATTTTCGCACCAAAAACCCTCTCAGCTTATGTTGAACCATTTTACATTTACTATTACAATGTTGGCAGAAAAGACATCAGAAGCGTTAGGCTCCTAGGAATTGCTGACGATGAAGAGTTTAGGCGCCGTTACGGAATCACAGGGGAATGTTACGTCTCCATCTCACCCCAACACGTCGAAAGTATTGCTTCTCCGTAA